A region from the Chitinophaga sp. Cy-1792 genome encodes:
- a CDS encoding TonB-dependent receptor domain-containing protein, with translation MFKYLSIVLLLGFAQPCLAQHKFTAIIKDADNKMPLPGATAKLNGTKYGSTADHNGQVTITDISNGRHVLTFTYLGYQSRQDTFSFPLSADTIIIYLEHAGEEIDEVVISSTRSTRSFRDIPTRVEFIAGEELEEKGNMKPGDIRMMLNESTGIQTQQVSATSANASIRIQGLDGRYTQILKDGLPLYAGYSGGLGLLQTPPLDLKQVEVIKGASSTLYGGGAIAGLVNLISKTPTTERDVRFLMNGTSAGGLDLSGFYGQRFGKAGLTVFASRNSNAAYDPSNTGFTAIPKFERYVVNPKLFLYFNPKTKLSLGVNYTTEGRTGGDILYVKGHGDSTHSYFEKNNSKRFSTQLSFDHTFSEGSSLTVKNAVSSFSRTIAIPGYVFDGQQLSSYTEMAYSHQRERTGWVAGLNVYTDNFREHPTDTFPKRNYDQRTLGAFIQNTWKANEWLQLETGLRSDYVIDYGLLLLPRIAAMFKLTPAFTSRISGGLGYKTPTIFTEETERINYQSVLPVSTKFNRPERSYGANFDLNYKTGFFDDKLSFSVNQLFFYTHINHPLLLHSLSDNLYRLENATGFMDTKGWETNVRLGYGDFKLYIGYTYTDARLNEHGITRENPLTPRHRLNNVLMYEKEERWKLGLEAYYYSKQQLTDGTTGKSYWICGFMAERLWEKFSLFVNFENCLDTRQTRFDSIYTGTVTHPVFRDIYAPLDGFVVNGGLKLKL, from the coding sequence ATGTTTAAGTACCTTAGCATAGTATTACTACTGGGCTTTGCGCAGCCTTGCCTGGCGCAGCATAAGTTCACGGCCATTATCAAAGACGCAGACAATAAAATGCCCCTGCCCGGAGCCACGGCAAAACTGAACGGCACCAAATATGGCAGCACAGCAGATCATAACGGACAGGTAACTATTACGGATATATCCAATGGCCGCCATGTCCTTACCTTCACCTACCTGGGCTACCAATCCCGGCAGGATACTTTTTCCTTTCCATTATCCGCAGATACGATCATCATCTACCTGGAGCATGCCGGGGAAGAAATAGACGAAGTGGTCATCTCCTCTACCCGCAGCACCCGTAGCTTTCGGGATATTCCTACCCGTGTCGAATTCATCGCGGGGGAAGAACTGGAAGAAAAAGGAAATATGAAACCGGGTGATATCCGCATGATGCTTAATGAAAGTACTGGTATCCAAACACAGCAGGTATCTGCCACCTCCGCCAACGCCAGTATCCGCATACAAGGCCTTGATGGCAGATATACACAAATCCTCAAAGACGGGTTACCGCTTTATGCAGGGTATTCCGGCGGGCTCGGACTACTCCAGACACCTCCGCTCGACCTCAAACAGGTAGAAGTAATTAAAGGCGCATCCTCTACGTTGTATGGTGGTGGCGCCATAGCCGGACTAGTGAACCTGATTTCCAAAACGCCCACTACAGAAAGAGATGTACGCTTCCTGATGAATGGCACTTCCGCCGGTGGACTGGACCTGAGCGGCTTCTACGGGCAACGATTCGGAAAAGCTGGTCTGACGGTTTTCGCCTCGCGTAACAGCAACGCTGCCTATGATCCGTCCAATACAGGTTTTACGGCTATACCTAAGTTTGAACGTTATGTGGTCAACCCGAAACTCTTTCTCTATTTTAATCCCAAAACAAAGCTCAGTCTGGGTGTAAACTATACCACCGAAGGCAGAACCGGCGGAGATATATTGTATGTCAAAGGCCATGGCGACAGCACCCACAGCTATTTTGAAAAGAATAACAGTAAGCGGTTTTCGACACAGTTGTCGTTCGATCATACATTCAGCGAGGGGAGTAGTCTCACGGTCAAAAATGCCGTCAGCAGCTTCAGCCGGACCATAGCCATCCCCGGATATGTGTTCGACGGTCAGCAGTTGTCGTCCTATACTGAAATGGCGTATAGCCACCAACGTGAACGCACCGGCTGGGTAGCCGGTCTGAACGTATATACAGATAACTTCAGAGAGCATCCTACAGACACTTTTCCGAAACGCAACTACGATCAGCGTACGCTGGGTGCCTTTATTCAGAATACCTGGAAGGCAAATGAATGGCTGCAACTGGAAACAGGCCTGCGAAGTGATTATGTCATAGATTACGGACTGCTGCTACTGCCGCGCATCGCCGCCATGTTCAAACTAACGCCGGCGTTTACATCGCGTATATCCGGTGGGTTAGGCTATAAAACACCAACGATATTTACGGAAGAAACAGAGCGGATCAATTATCAATCTGTTTTGCCTGTCAGCACGAAATTCAATCGGCCGGAAAGGTCTTATGGTGCTAACTTTGACTTGAATTACAAAACAGGTTTTTTTGATGATAAATTGAGTTTTAGCGTTAACCAGCTCTTTTTTTATACCCATATCAACCATCCGCTACTATTACATTCTTTGTCTGATAATCTTTACAGACTTGAAAATGCTACTGGCTTTATGGATACAAAAGGTTGGGAAACAAATGTCAGATTGGGCTACGGTGACTTCAAGCTCTATATCGGTTATACCTATACTGATGCCCGCCTGAACGAGCATGGCATTACCCGGGAAAACCCGCTCACACCGCGTCACCGCCTCAATAATGTGCTGATGTACGAAAAAGAAGAACGCTGGAAACTGGGACTGGAAGCATATTATTACAGCAAGCAACAGCTGACGGATGGTACCACCGGGAAATCTTATTGGATTTGTGGTTTCATGGCCGAAAGGTTATGGGAGAAATTTTCCCTGTTCGTGAACTTCGAGAACTGCCTGGATACCCGTCAAACCCGCTTTGACAGCATTTATACGGGTACTGTCACCCATCCGGTTTTCAGGGATATCTATGCGCCGCTGGATGGCTTTGTCGTCAATGGAGGATTGAAATTAAAATTGTAA
- a CDS encoding SusC/RagA family TonB-linked outer membrane protein, translating to MSRIKKIMLGIMVILCTLIIPTYAQNNGGIVTGKVSDQSGAPLPGATIEATANGKRVGIAVSDSVGKFVFRNLPAATFTFNVSMIGFDAKSFNGYKIAATNNPVLSFALSSTVSELSSVVVIGYGTRKRQDVTGAVAKADLQVQKQSPNSNVMSSLRGTVPGLTVGQTTRAGSDPTLMVRGRNSISGTTSPLIVVDGLIYRGSLTSINPSDIASIDLLKDASAAAVYGSQASNGVVLITTKSGAGMDKLTVDYTGSYSIQDMTKKDMRPATGAQYVQKLGDWYLSESRDPNDPTKMNPNWDPTTKMPALEADNYKNGYEANWWKLMTNSRPRIQNHNISLSGRSKKIRFYMGYGYFDQKNLIMNDNYIRNSIRINVEAKPADWISVGAQTGLTINDYSGVSPTFSDIMQLKPYTLPYDPKTGQMLEFYAQTTTPTALEVLRRSKDFDRNLNLLGNFYASVDIPYIKGLNYRINFGNNYIYTNRFNYNAPSVEATAYKTYQTDYFLTIDNILTYKRDFGKHGVDLTLLYGAEKNMHDGTSTSAGGITNGALGYNRLDVGDPARLTVSNDMNILPWQEQALYQMARLSYTFDKKYILTGTVRRDGFSGFSAQNKWATFPSLAFAWRMKEEQFLKSADWINDLKLRVSYGSTGNRTVGRYQTLAQMNVGLASGYLYGSSGGAQLGSYLSQLPNSALRWETTKSFNTGVDFTLLDNRLFGSLDVYFSNSVNLLNSRATPTITGFNSFLINIGKIKNSGQELNITGVPVTNKNFRWEVTANFFRNRNKVVDIDGTGKDLINGADPILSYFIGQPYGVVYDYKITGMYQTADQIPASLAAQGFKAGQYKIDDRNGDGVITPDDKQILGKLDPSYSLGISNNFQYKAFQLKFFINTIQGGKNGYLGAPGIMLLNPDNIRNNNGFVYDYWTPNNPNARYRSIAAYVATLGENFGPYMSRSFIRLQDVTLTYTLPAGLLSRLKVIKAASVYLNGQNLLTITKWDGWDPESNPPASQRSSLGLRIPGGLGLDQNGYPVMKNYSLGVNVTF from the coding sequence ATGAGCCGAATAAAGAAAATAATGCTCGGGATCATGGTGATCCTCTGCACCCTGATTATTCCAACTTACGCACAAAACAATGGCGGAATCGTTACTGGTAAAGTCTCCGACCAGAGTGGCGCTCCCCTTCCCGGCGCCACCATCGAGGCTACGGCCAATGGCAAACGTGTTGGTATTGCCGTATCCGACAGCGTGGGTAAATTCGTATTCAGAAACCTGCCGGCAGCCACCTTCACCTTCAATGTGAGCATGATAGGCTTTGATGCAAAATCATTCAATGGATATAAAATCGCTGCCACCAATAATCCGGTGCTATCGTTTGCACTATCTTCTACCGTAAGTGAACTCAGCAGCGTAGTAGTAATCGGTTATGGTACCCGTAAAAGACAGGACGTCACCGGCGCAGTAGCTAAAGCAGACCTCCAGGTACAGAAACAATCACCTAACTCGAACGTGATGTCATCACTGAGAGGTACGGTGCCAGGCCTCACCGTAGGACAGACCACCCGCGCGGGCTCCGACCCTACCCTCATGGTACGTGGCCGTAACTCTATCTCCGGCACTACCTCTCCGCTGATAGTAGTAGATGGATTGATATACAGGGGATCGCTTACCTCCATTAACCCTTCCGATATCGCCAGCATCGACCTGCTGAAAGATGCCAGCGCCGCCGCAGTTTACGGCTCCCAGGCATCGAACGGCGTGGTGCTCATCACCACCAAAAGTGGTGCAGGTATGGACAAGCTCACCGTAGACTACACCGGCTCCTACTCCATACAAGACATGACCAAAAAGGATATGCGACCTGCCACCGGCGCACAATACGTGCAGAAACTCGGCGACTGGTACCTCTCTGAAAGTCGTGACCCTAACGACCCTACGAAAATGAATCCTAACTGGGACCCCACTACGAAAATGCCTGCCCTGGAAGCAGACAACTACAAAAACGGCTACGAAGCCAACTGGTGGAAACTCATGACCAACAGTCGCCCGAGAATCCAGAACCATAACATCAGCCTCAGCGGACGTTCCAAAAAAATCCGCTTCTATATGGGCTACGGTTACTTCGACCAGAAAAACCTGATCATGAATGATAACTATATCAGAAACAGTATCAGGATCAATGTAGAAGCCAAACCGGCAGACTGGATTTCCGTAGGTGCCCAGACAGGACTCACCATAAACGATTATAGCGGCGTTTCTCCGACCTTTTCAGACATCATGCAGCTGAAACCCTATACGCTGCCATACGACCCTAAAACGGGCCAGATGCTGGAGTTTTACGCACAAACCACCACCCCTACCGCACTGGAGGTACTCAGAAGGTCCAAAGACTTCGACCGTAACCTGAACCTCCTCGGTAACTTCTACGCCAGCGTCGATATCCCCTACATCAAAGGGCTGAACTATCGTATCAACTTCGGGAACAATTATATCTACACCAACAGGTTTAACTATAATGCCCCGTCTGTAGAAGCCACCGCCTACAAAACCTATCAGACAGACTATTTCCTGACCATCGATAACATCCTCACCTACAAAAGAGATTTCGGCAAACATGGTGTAGACCTTACCTTACTCTACGGTGCAGAGAAAAATATGCATGATGGCACCAGCACCTCCGCAGGTGGTATCACCAACGGGGCGCTGGGTTACAACCGCCTGGACGTGGGAGACCCTGCACGCCTGACCGTATCCAATGATATGAACATTTTGCCATGGCAGGAACAGGCGCTCTACCAGATGGCGCGTCTTTCCTATACCTTCGACAAAAAATATATCCTGACAGGTACGGTAAGAAGAGATGGCTTCTCCGGATTTTCTGCACAGAACAAATGGGCTACCTTCCCGTCGCTCGCTTTCGCATGGCGCATGAAGGAAGAACAGTTTCTTAAATCCGCCGATTGGATCAACGACCTGAAATTAAGGGTATCCTATGGTTCTACCGGTAACAGAACCGTTGGCAGGTACCAGACACTAGCCCAGATGAACGTTGGATTAGCCAGCGGTTACCTCTACGGCAGCTCCGGCGGCGCACAACTCGGCTCTTACCTTAGCCAGCTGCCTAACTCCGCGCTGCGCTGGGAAACCACCAAATCCTTTAACACAGGCGTAGACTTCACCCTGTTAGATAATCGCCTCTTCGGTTCACTGGACGTATACTTCTCTAACTCCGTTAACCTGCTGAACTCCAGGGCTACGCCTACCATCACCGGCTTCAACAGCTTCCTGATCAATATCGGTAAAATCAAAAACAGCGGACAGGAATTAAATATCACGGGCGTACCTGTTACCAATAAAAATTTCCGTTGGGAAGTAACGGCCAACTTCTTCCGTAACAGGAATAAAGTAGTAGATATCGATGGTACCGGCAAAGACCTGATCAATGGCGCAGACCCCATCCTGAGCTATTTTATCGGCCAGCCTTACGGCGTTGTATACGACTACAAAATTACCGGCATGTACCAGACCGCCGACCAGATCCCTGCGAGCCTTGCTGCGCAAGGGTTCAAAGCCGGTCAGTATAAAATCGATGACAGAAACGGCGATGGCGTCATCACACCAGATGATAAACAAATACTGGGCAAACTGGATCCTTCGTATAGTCTGGGTATCTCCAACAACTTCCAGTACAAGGCTTTCCAGCTGAAATTCTTTATCAATACTATCCAGGGAGGCAAAAACGGGTACCTTGGCGCGCCGGGTATCATGTTGCTGAACCCTGACAATATCAGAAACAACAATGGTTTTGTGTACGACTACTGGACTCCTAACAATCCGAATGCCCGATACAGAAGCATTGCAGCCTATGTGGCCACACTGGGTGAAAACTTTGGCCCTTATATGTCCAGGAGCTTTATACGCCTGCAGGATGTAACGTTGACGTATACACTGCCAGCAGGATTGCTGAGTCGCCTGAAAGTTATCAAAGCCGCCAGCGTATACCTGAACGGACAAAACCTGCTGACCATCACGAAATGGGACGGATGGGACCCGGAATCCAACCCTCCTGCGAGTCAGCGTTCCTCGCTGGGATTAAGGATACCCGGCGGTCTGGGCCTCGACCAGAACGGTTACCCGGTGATGAAGAACTACTCACTGGGCGTTAACGTGACCTTTTAA
- a CDS encoding DUF4440 domain-containing protein, with the protein MKTLLLSLFFILSTTIVYSQTSTDTIALRQSLEKATAAIREAFEKGDAAMIGRLHSPDVIKYFGGNNVITGRAAVEKGAADWFRNAAVSFIENTVENTTFAGNIAIQTVIFSIKTTPKNGGTPTIARGRSMVIYIQDKNSPTGWLTLREIAQEAPAR; encoded by the coding sequence ATGAAGACGCTCCTGCTTTCACTCTTTTTCATTCTTTCCACCACTATTGTTTATTCACAGACCAGTACAGACACGATCGCCTTGCGTCAGTCGCTGGAGAAGGCCACTGCAGCCATCCGGGAAGCTTTTGAAAAAGGGGATGCAGCCATGATCGGGCGATTGCATAGTCCGGATGTAATAAAATATTTCGGTGGCAATAATGTAATAACCGGGAGGGCTGCCGTAGAAAAAGGTGCGGCAGACTGGTTCCGGAATGCTGCTGTTTCTTTTATTGAAAACACCGTAGAAAACACCACCTTTGCCGGGAACATCGCCATACAAACCGTTATCTTCTCTATTAAGACAACACCTAAAAACGGTGGTACGCCAACTATCGCCAGAGGCCGGTCTATGGTCATCTACATACAGGACAAAAACAGTCCTACCGGCTGGCTTACCTTACGTGAGATTGCACAGGAAGCCCCTGCCAGATAA
- a CDS encoding AsmA-like C-terminal region-containing protein: MHNAFIKKAALKTLKITSISLAGIIALLFLLPILFPGAVASKIKNWTNNSITGDLNFSKARLSFFQHFPSLTLTLYDFSLKGGAPFQQDTLVAANEVALGVNLKSIFSDAITIDEIYLTNGKIHIMVDSAGHPNYNVYKSAPASTSSKPDSGSASMKIERIQIEHCHLIYDDQSLPMYVQAKEVNYLGKGDLSKAIFDLYSKIDIGSLDFSYNNTSYIFSKKLNGELITKINTNSLDFVFERNDLKINELPVALKGAFAFMKNGYKMDFRLNSRESSLHAIFGALPPEYLTWMQHTNIEGTADLNASLIGEYVAETNTMPDLTFNMQVRDGSISNPKAPAPVKNLFLNFQSRLAQLNTDSLYVNVDSIFFNIDKDYFSSVIKVKGLKTPDIHVKLNTDIDLEKWSKAMGWKSFDLKGRLQAHLLADGLYATRIIDRGSKQRPDTIISSIPAFNLDASYRDGYFKFASLPEGLKNISFKVAASCPDNNYAHTHFNIEDINADLLSNYIKGYFRFTNAQAPVIDAQLASVLQLHDLKQFYPMDSLDVTGALHLDINTKGSYVPAKRLFPVTTAKLTMDDGTVQTKYYPHPIRKINIDATVTNTTGTMRSMKVDLKPVAFEFEDQPFVLKADLSNFDDIRYNITSNGTINLGALYKVFAIQGYDLEGFIKTNLALSGTQADATAGRYNKLNNRGTMVVRDINLKTDLFPLPFLISSGIFRFDQDKMWFDTFVANYGKSKLTMNGYLSNVIGYMTAKNQTLHGNFDFKSNYILADELMTNAAATPAGPAKAAPAASGVIMLPTNLALTLNAAAGKIQFKGMNIDSFHGQLVLDSGKVALNKTGFVIIGAPVEMDATYTCIQPQRAAFDYHITAKEFDIRRAYNEIKIFHDIASSAGSASGIVGLDYQLSGKLDGNMNPIYPSLKGGGVLSLKKIKLKGFKMLNAVSQSTGKSEVKDPDLSKVEIKTTINNNIITVERTKLRIAGFRPRFEGQVSMDGRINMKGRLGLPPLGILGIPFNVTGTQSKPVVKLKRGSDKDQLEETEDTEE; the protein is encoded by the coding sequence ATGCATAATGCCTTCATTAAAAAAGCTGCATTAAAAACATTAAAAATAACCTCCATATCTTTAGCTGGTATTATTGCGTTATTGTTTCTGCTCCCCATCCTGTTTCCTGGCGCGGTGGCCAGCAAAATCAAGAACTGGACCAATAACAGTATTACAGGAGATCTGAATTTTTCAAAGGCCAGGTTATCGTTCTTCCAGCATTTTCCTTCGCTTACGCTTACGCTGTATGATTTCAGTCTGAAAGGGGGTGCGCCTTTCCAGCAGGACACGCTGGTAGCAGCCAATGAAGTAGCATTAGGCGTTAATCTTAAAAGTATTTTTTCAGATGCCATCACCATCGATGAAATCTACCTGACCAACGGTAAAATCCATATCATGGTGGATTCGGCGGGGCATCCCAACTATAACGTATACAAGTCTGCCCCTGCCTCCACGTCCAGTAAGCCAGACAGTGGCAGTGCTTCCATGAAAATAGAGCGCATTCAGATAGAACATTGTCACCTGATTTACGATGATCAGTCGCTACCGATGTACGTACAGGCAAAGGAAGTAAACTATCTCGGTAAGGGCGATCTCAGCAAAGCCATCTTTGATCTCTATTCAAAAATCGATATCGGATCATTGGACTTCTCTTATAATAATACTTCCTATATTTTTTCCAAGAAGCTTAACGGGGAACTGATTACAAAGATTAATACCAATTCCCTTGATTTTGTTTTTGAGAGAAATGATCTGAAGATCAATGAGCTGCCGGTAGCATTGAAAGGCGCTTTTGCCTTCATGAAAAACGGCTACAAGATGGACTTCCGTCTGAATTCCAGGGAATCAAGCCTGCATGCAATTTTTGGTGCATTACCACCGGAATACCTGACCTGGATGCAACATACCAATATTGAAGGCACCGCAGACCTCAACGCAAGCCTGATTGGTGAGTACGTCGCCGAAACCAATACCATGCCCGATCTTACCTTCAACATGCAGGTACGCGACGGCAGCATCAGCAATCCGAAAGCACCAGCTCCTGTTAAAAATCTCTTCCTCAATTTCCAATCGAGGCTGGCACAGCTGAATACAGATAGTTTATATGTTAATGTAGACTCTATCTTCTTTAACATAGATAAAGACTATTTCAGCTCTGTGATAAAAGTAAAAGGGCTGAAAACGCCAGACATCCATGTTAAACTGAATACCGACATTGATCTTGAAAAATGGAGCAAGGCGATGGGCTGGAAATCTTTCGACCTGAAAGGCCGGTTGCAGGCACACCTGCTGGCAGATGGCCTGTATGCCACCCGCATCATAGACCGTGGCTCCAAACAGCGTCCGGATACCATTATCAGCAGCATTCCTGCCTTCAACCTCGACGCCAGCTACAGGGATGGTTACTTCAAATTCGCTTCCCTTCCCGAAGGACTAAAAAACATCAGCTTCAAAGTAGCGGCCAGCTGCCCGGATAACAACTACGCACATACACATTTCAATATTGAAGATATCAATGCTGATCTGTTAAGCAATTATATCAAAGGCTATTTCCGGTTTACCAATGCCCAGGCACCTGTCATCGATGCACAACTGGCATCTGTACTGCAATTGCATGACCTGAAGCAATTCTATCCGATGGATAGCCTGGACGTCACCGGCGCCTTACACCTCGACATCAACACCAAAGGCAGCTATGTACCTGCAAAGCGGCTGTTTCCCGTTACCACCGCCAAACTTACCATGGATGACGGCACCGTGCAAACGAAATACTATCCGCACCCCATCAGAAAAATTAATATAGACGCCACCGTTACCAATACTACCGGTACCATGCGTTCCATGAAGGTAGACCTGAAGCCCGTTGCCTTTGAGTTTGAAGACCAGCCATTCGTGCTGAAAGCGGACCTCAGCAACTTCGACGACATCCGCTACAACATTACCTCCAACGGCACCATCAACCTCGGTGCACTGTATAAAGTCTTTGCCATTCAAGGTTACGACCTGGAAGGCTTCATTAAAACCAACCTGGCCCTTAGCGGCACCCAGGCCGATGCCACCGCCGGCAGATACAATAAACTGAATAACCGGGGCACCATGGTGGTCAGGGATATCAACCTGAAAACAGACCTCTTCCCATTGCCTTTCCTTATCAGCAGCGGGATTTTCCGTTTCGACCAGGACAAGATGTGGTTCGATACCTTCGTGGCTAATTATGGTAAATCCAAACTTACCATGAATGGTTACCTCAGTAACGTGATCGGCTATATGACCGCAAAAAATCAGACACTACATGGTAATTTTGACTTTAAAAGCAATTATATACTGGCAGATGAGCTGATGACCAACGCCGCCGCTACCCCAGCCGGGCCTGCAAAAGCTGCTCCTGCTGCTTCCGGCGTGATCATGCTTCCTACCAATCTGGCGCTTACCCTCAACGCCGCAGCAGGTAAAATCCAGTTCAAAGGCATGAACATAGATAGCTTCCACGGACAGCTGGTACTGGACAGTGGCAAGGTAGCGCTCAACAAAACCGGGTTTGTCATCATCGGTGCACCGGTGGAAATGGATGCCACCTACACCTGCATACAGCCACAACGCGCAGCTTTCGATTATCATATCACCGCAAAGGAATTTGATATCAGAAGAGCTTACAACGAGATAAAAATATTTCATGACATCGCCAGTTCTGCCGGTAGCGCCAGTGGTATCGTAGGACTGGATTACCAGCTCAGTGGTAAGCTGGATGGCAATATGAACCCCATCTATCCTTCCCTGAAGGGCGGCGGCGTGTTGTCGCTGAAGAAAATAAAACTCAAAGGCTTTAAAATGCTGAATGCCGTAAGTCAGTCTACCGGTAAATCTGAAGTGAAAGACCCGGATCTTTCCAAAGTAGAAATCAAAACTACCATCAACAATAATATCATTACCGTAGAGCGGACGAAACTGCGTATAGCAGGTTTCCGCCCACGGTTCGAAGGACAGGTAAGCATGGATGGGAGAATAAACATGAAAGGCAGACTGGGACTGCCGCCACTGGGCATCCTGGGAATTCCGTTCAATGTAACCGGCACACAAAGCAAGCCGGTTGTGAAGCTGAAGCGGGGCAGCGATAAAGATCAGCTGGAAGAAACAGAAGATACTGAAGAATAA
- the panB gene encoding 3-methyl-2-oxobutanoate hydroxymethyltransferase, whose product MSQHKDIKRTNIQTLQAMKVKGEKIAMLTTYDYTMATILDQAGVDILLVGDSAANVMAGYESTLPITLEHMIYHAQCVVRGAKQAFILVDLPFGTYQGNPRDALSAAIRVMKESGAQGIKVEGGAEIIDSVKAILSAGIPVMGHLGLTPQSINQLGGYGLQGKSEAEANKLLEDATLLQEAGCFSVLLEKIPAALGKKISESLHIPTISIGAGKYCDGQVLVVQDMMGMNKGFKPKFLREYANLFEVMTGAVQQYISDVKDNSYPASHEQY is encoded by the coding sequence ATGTCGCAACATAAAGACATCAAGCGAACCAATATTCAGACATTACAGGCCATGAAGGTCAAAGGCGAAAAAATTGCCATGCTCACGACCTATGACTACACGATGGCTACCATCCTTGATCAGGCCGGCGTTGATATACTGCTGGTGGGAGATTCTGCAGCCAATGTGATGGCGGGCTATGAATCTACGCTGCCGATAACATTAGAACATATGATCTACCATGCGCAATGTGTGGTAAGGGGTGCGAAGCAGGCATTCATACTGGTAGACCTGCCCTTTGGTACCTATCAGGGAAATCCCAGGGATGCACTCAGTGCAGCCATCCGCGTAATGAAAGAAAGTGGCGCTCAGGGAATAAAAGTAGAAGGTGGTGCAGAAATCATCGACTCTGTGAAGGCTATTCTTAGTGCCGGAATACCTGTTATGGGCCACCTCGGGCTTACACCACAGTCGATCAATCAGCTCGGAGGCTACGGCCTGCAAGGAAAAAGCGAAGCGGAGGCAAACAAACTGCTGGAAGATGCTACACTTCTCCAGGAAGCCGGCTGCTTTTCCGTACTGCTGGAAAAAATACCCGCTGCACTGGGAAAGAAAATATCTGAAAGTCTGCATATACCAACCATCAGTATAGGTGCAGGAAAATACTGTGATGGACAAGTACTGGTAGTACAGGATATGATGGGCATGAATAAAGGCTTTAAGCCAAAATTCCTGCGTGAATATGCCAATCTTTTCGAGGTGATGACCGGCGCTGTGCAACAATATATTTCCGATGTGAAAGACAATTCCTACCCTGCAAGCCATGAGCAATATTAG